One Ostrinia nubilalis chromosome 6, ilOstNubi1.1, whole genome shotgun sequence genomic region harbors:
- the LOC135072487 gene encoding mitochondrial basic amino acids transporter-like yields the protein MALDFVAGCIGGCAGIIAGHPLDTLKVHVQSGRGSAIECTKALLKGGTLATAYRGVGAPLGGIAVVNAIVFGAYGNTRRSLPNSNSLSAHAIAGSAAGALQSFACAPIELVKTRQQLAQPGEGMPTGAWSGARHIIRTGGIRALFRGLGITIARDSPAFAIYFTSYEVMTRGDQSVARVFTAGGVAGMLSWILLYPIDVVKSRLQGDVVGRYAGAWDCFVKSVRADGWKCMSRGLGAVTLRAFISNGACFTAVAWTERAWQHYAAQASVTPLVRATGISDAMYNDHVERYYDI from the exons ATGGCATTGGACTTCGTAGCAGGATGCATTGGAG GTTGTGCCGGTATAATAGCCGGACATCCCCTTGATACTTTAAAAGTACATGTACAGTCGGGACGAGGAAGTGCAATAGAATGTACAAAGGCTCTCTTAAAAGGAGGGACTTTAGCAACTGCGTACCGAGGCGTTGGAGCGCCTTTAGGTGGAATAGCAGTGGTGAATGCAATCGTGTTCGGAGCCTATGGAAATACAAGAAGATCATTACCAAATTCTAACTCACTGTCAGCACACGCGATCGCTGGCAGTGCAGCGGGAGCACTACAAAGCTTTGCTTGCGCGCCGATTGAGCTCGTCAAGACCCGACAACAACTCGCCCAGCCAGGAGAGGGCATGCCCACCGGAGCGTGGTCTGGAGCCCGACACATTATACGGACTGGAGGTATCCGAGCTCTCTTCCGAGGTTTGGGTATAACTATAGCTCGTGACAGTCCAGCCTTCGCAATATACTTTACATCCTACGAAGTCATGACTCGAGGTGACCAGTCAGTGGCGCGAGTGTTTACGGCGGGGGGCGTGGCCGGCATGCTGTCGTGGATTTTGCTGTACCCGATTGACGTGGTGAAGTCGAGGCTACAGGGTGACGTGGTGGGGCGTTATGCCGGGGCGTGGGACTGTTTTGTGAAGTCAGTGCGAGCCGATGGATGGAAGTGCATGAGCCGGGGGCTGGGAGCGGTGACGCTGCGCGCGTTCATCAGCAACGGCGCATGCTTCACGGCCGTGGCGTGGACGGAGCGCGCCTGGCAACACTACGCCGCGCAGGCGTCGGTCACCCCCCTCGTCCGGGCAACGGGCATTAGCGATGCTATGTACAATGATCATGTTGAGCGATACTATGATATTTAA